The Dioscorea cayenensis subsp. rotundata cultivar TDr96_F1 unplaced genomic scaffold, TDr96_F1_v2_PseudoChromosome.rev07_lg8_w22 25.fasta BLBR01001396.1, whole genome shotgun sequence genome contains a region encoding:
- the LOC120256332 gene encoding uncharacterized protein LOC120256332 yields the protein MASSNSLLVFTALLGIILILSLEVVSARELLQQTEEKVVEAGYEEKKASAFVPFPAISYGYRYQPIPSNGYYKGFQPMENVEKAGYEGQKASVPVGFPGGYRYVSIPAYGPYGPNNGVQPEGNYPGVIYSSSFYNSYPYVIGYGAQP from the exons ATGGCTTCTTCCAATTCTCTGCTTGTTTTCACAGCTCTTTTAGGAATCATTCTCATTCTCTCTTTGGAAGTGGTTTCAGCTCGCGAGCTGCTTCAGCAAACTG aGGAAAAAGTGGTTGAAGCAGGATATGAGGAGAAAAAGGCATCGGCATTTGTTCCATTCCCAGCTATCAGCTATGGCTATCGTTACCAACCAATACCATCAAATGGCTACTACAAAGGTTTTCAACCAA TGGAAAATGTGGAGAAAGCTGGATATGAAGGGCAAAAGGCATCAGTACCAGTTGGGTTCCCAGGTGGCTATCGTTACGTATCAATACCAGCATATGGCCCATATGGCCCAAATAATGGTGTTCAACCAGAAGGCAATTATCCTGGTGTCATATACTCGAGCAGCTTCTATAATAGCTATCCTTATGTTATAGGCTATGGTGCTCAACCTTGA